One genomic window of Arthrobacter caoxuetaonis includes the following:
- a CDS encoding VOC family protein: MEIIRQVLVFDAPDLHTESTFWASLLGGTVEAEDDWHTIRVDGQEVLGVQLAPNHIPPQWPDGQPQQLHLDLMIEDLDEAHAEAMALGASLLQVSPDPKAAHGFQVYADPAGHPFCLCWGD; this comes from the coding sequence ATGGAGATCATCAGGCAGGTACTTGTTTTCGATGCCCCGGACCTTCACACAGAAAGTACCTTCTGGGCCTCCCTGCTGGGCGGAACGGTCGAGGCCGAAGATGACTGGCACACCATCCGGGTAGACGGCCAGGAAGTCCTCGGCGTTCAGCTCGCCCCGAACCATATCCCGCCGCAGTGGCCGGACGGACAGCCGCAACAGCTGCATCTGGACCTGATGATCGAGGACCTGGATGAAGCTCACGCCGAGGCGATGGCGCTGGGCGCGAGCTTGCTCCAGGTTTCCCCGGATCCGAAAGCCGCGCACGGCTTCCAGGTCTATGCCGATCCGGCCGGCCACCCGTTCTGCCTCTGCTGGGGAGACTAA
- a CDS encoding amino acid permease, with protein MSSFGQALARGLNVRHIRFMALGSAIGTGLFYGSAAAIQAAGPAVLLAYIIGGAAVFLVMRALGEMAVRHPVSGSFGHYASRYLGPFAGFITGWTFAFEMAIVAIADVTAFGIYMGFWFPEVPRWIWILAVIFLIAALNLMRVKVFGETEFWLSIIKVSAIIAMIAGGAAIIVFGFGLPDAANPGLDTLLGSGGFFANGIWGVLASFAVVMFAFGGIETIGITAGEAENPKKAIPAAINTVPVRILLFYVGALSVLMMIFPWEQIDGETSPFVQIFDALGIPAAAHILNAVVITAAISAINSDTFGAGRMMFALARQGQAPAGFARISRHGVPWMTVAVMAAVLLVGVVLNALLPESLFLLIASIATFATVWVWLMILLSHIAMKREIKRQRLPASEFGVPFWPVASYAALGFMVFIVALLGIMPDTRVALIVGVVWIGLLFVAYRLWVRGPGRERAVLADETGVYSENNDVAAKAPAPAG; from the coding sequence ATGTCTTCCTTTGGCCAAGCGCTGGCCCGCGGACTGAACGTCCGGCACATCCGTTTCATGGCACTTGGCTCCGCTATTGGCACGGGCCTGTTCTACGGATCCGCCGCAGCCATCCAGGCTGCCGGTCCCGCAGTGCTCCTGGCCTACATCATTGGCGGGGCGGCGGTGTTCCTGGTCATGCGGGCACTCGGCGAGATGGCCGTGCGGCACCCGGTGTCCGGTTCCTTCGGGCACTACGCCAGCCGTTACCTGGGCCCGTTCGCCGGGTTCATCACCGGCTGGACCTTCGCGTTTGAAATGGCGATCGTCGCTATTGCGGACGTGACGGCCTTTGGGATCTACATGGGGTTCTGGTTTCCGGAGGTTCCGCGCTGGATCTGGATCCTCGCCGTCATCTTCCTGATCGCCGCACTGAACCTGATGCGGGTCAAGGTTTTCGGCGAGACCGAGTTCTGGCTTTCCATCATCAAGGTCTCGGCAATCATCGCCATGATCGCCGGCGGCGCCGCGATCATCGTCTTCGGTTTCGGCCTGCCGGATGCGGCTAATCCCGGCCTGGACACCCTCCTGGGATCCGGCGGCTTCTTCGCCAACGGGATCTGGGGCGTGCTGGCGTCCTTTGCCGTGGTGATGTTCGCGTTCGGCGGCATCGAGACCATTGGTATTACCGCAGGAGAAGCCGAAAACCCGAAGAAGGCCATTCCCGCCGCAATCAACACCGTCCCGGTCCGCATCCTGCTGTTCTACGTCGGCGCGCTCTCCGTGCTGATGATGATTTTCCCGTGGGAGCAGATCGACGGCGAGACCAGCCCCTTTGTACAGATCTTCGACGCCCTGGGCATTCCGGCCGCCGCACACATCCTCAACGCGGTGGTGATCACCGCGGCGATCTCGGCCATCAACTCGGATACCTTCGGTGCCGGCCGGATGATGTTCGCCCTCGCCCGGCAGGGCCAGGCACCGGCGGGCTTCGCCCGCATCTCCCGGCACGGCGTTCCCTGGATGACCGTGGCCGTGATGGCCGCAGTCCTGCTTGTCGGCGTCGTGCTTAATGCCCTGCTGCCCGAGTCCCTCTTCCTGCTGATCGCTTCGATCGCGACCTTTGCCACCGTATGGGTGTGGCTGATGATCCTGCTCTCCCACATCGCGATGAAACGGGAAATCAAGCGCCAGCGCCTGCCGGCATCAGAATTCGGCGTCCCGTTCTGGCCGGTTGCTTCCTACGCCGCCCTGGGCTTCATGGTCTTCATTGTGGCGCTGCTGGGGATCATGCCGGATACCCGGGTCGCCCTGATCGTCGGCGTCGTCTGGATCGGATTGCTCTTTGTGGCCTACCGGCTTTGGGTACGCGGTCCCGGCCGGGAACGCGCCGTGCTGGCAGATGAGACGGGTGTGTACAGCGAGAACAACGACGTCGCTGCCAAGGCGCCGGCACCGGCCGGTTAG